The following are encoded together in the Phaseolus vulgaris cultivar G19833 chromosome 9, P. vulgaris v2.0, whole genome shotgun sequence genome:
- the LOC137823197 gene encoding probable serine/threonine-protein kinase At1g54610 has product MGCVLGTPARAEDQRRRRREQREVATDEGNNAVRVRDKERNRHTGDFPGNLPAPERRKPRLDPCAVTQQGWPSWLMAVAGEAIGDWTPRRANTFEKLAKIGQGTYSNVYKARDLVTGKIVALKKVRFDNLEPESVKFMAREILVLRRLDHPNVVKLEGLVTSRMSCSLYLVFEYMEHDLAGLAAGQGVKFTEPQVKCFMKQLLSGLEHCHSRGVLHRDIKGSNLLIDNEGILRIADFGLATFFDPKIKQAMTSRVVTLWYRPPELLLGATVYGVGIDLWSAGCILAELLAGKPIMPGRTEVEQLHKIFKLCGSPSEEYWRKYRLPNATIFKPQQPYKRCISETFKDFRPSSLPLIETLLAIDPDDRGTASAALNTEFFTTEPYACEPSSLPKYPPSKELDVKLRDEEARRQKALTGKAGTVDGVKKGRARERSRAVPAPEANAEIQTNLDRWRVVTHANAKSKSEKFPPPHQDGAVGYPQDASNKGPVSFGAPDSSFSSGIFNSKPSGPVRSHAGAGHHRGRKAKKEESQMASSWKFMRPFKPSTVGLSMDLLFRSK; this is encoded by the exons ATGGGTTGCGTGCTCGGGACGCCGGCCCGTGCCGAAGATCAGCGCCGTCGCCGGAGAGAGCAGCGGGAAGTCGCTACCGACGAAGGTAATAATGCCGTTAGGGTTCGAGATAAGGAGAGGAACCGGCACACCGGCGATTTTCCGGGGAATCTTCCGGCGCCAGAGCGCCGCAAACCTAGACTCGATCCGTGCGCTGTCACGCAGCAGGGATGGCCATCGTGGTTGATGGCCGTCGCCGGCGAAGCAATCGGCGATTGGACTCCTCGTCGCGCCAACACTTTCGAGAAGCTCGCAAAG ATTGGACAAGGGACGTATAGTAATGTGTATAAGGCTAGGGACCTTGTTACGGGGAAGATTGTGGCATTGAAGAAAGTGAGATTTGATAATTTGGAGCCGGAGAGTGTGAAGTTCATGGCGAGGGAGATACTTGTTTTGAGGAGGCTTGATCACCCCAATGTAGTGAAGCTTGAGGGTTTGGTTACTTCTAGAATGTCGTGCAGTTTATATTTGGTGTTTGAGTATATGGAGCATGATCTTGCAGGGCTTGCAGCTGGCCAAGGGGTCAAGTTCACTGAACCTCAG GTTAAATGCTTTATGAAGCAATTACTCTCTGGTCTTGAGCATTGCCACAGTCGAGGTGTGTTGCACCGTGATATCAAGGGTTCTAACCTGCTTATAGACAATGAAGGAATCCTTAGAATTGCAGATTTTGGACTGGCTACCTTTTTTGATCCTAAGATAAAACAGGCAATGACAAGCAGAGTGGTGACCCTTTGGTATCGTCCTCCCGAGCTCCTTCTTGGAGCTACAGTATATGGTGTGGGTATTGACCTTTGGAGTGCTGGTTGCATCTTGGCAGAGCTGCTTGCTGGAAAGCCAATAATGCCTGGCCGAACAGAG GTTGAACAGCTGCACAAAATATTTAAGTTGTGTGGCTCTCCATCTGAGGAATATTGGAGAAAGTATAGATTGCCAAATGCTACAATCTTTAAGCCTCAGCAGCCATATAAACGTTGCATCTCAGAAACATTCAAAGACTTTCGTCCATCTTCTCTACCTTTAATTGAAACTCTTCTTGCAATAGATCCTGATGATCGTGGAACTGCCTCAGCAGCACTAAATACTGAA TTCTTTACCACAGAGCCCTATGCTTGTGAACCATCGAGTTTGCCAAAGTATCCTCCCAGCAAAGAATTGGATGTAAAGCTGAGAGATGAAGAAGCAAGAAG GCAAAAGGCTCTAACTGGAAAAGCTGGTACAGTTGATGGTGTCAAAAAAGGCAGAGCACGCGAGCGCAGCCGGGCTGTTCCAGCCCCTGAAGCGAATGCAGAGATCCAAACAAACTTAGAT AGGTGGAGAGTTGTGACCCATGCAAATGCAAAAAGCAAGAGTGAGAAATTTCCTCCTCCTCATCAAGATGGAGCTGTTGGATATCCACAGGATGCATCAAACAAAGGGCCTGTTTCGTTTGGCGCCCCCGACTCCTCGTTTTCCTCAGGGATATTTaattcaaaaccttctggaccTGTTAGAAGTCATGCTGGTGCAGGACATCACAGAGGGAGGAAAGCCAAAAAAGAAGAGTCCCAGATGGCGTCATCATGGAAATTTATGCGTCCATTTAAGCCATCAACAGTTGGACTTTCTATGGATTTGTTATTTAGGAGCAAATAA